One window from the genome of Bacillus weihaiensis encodes:
- a CDS encoding PhoH family protein → MRKIYVLDTNVLLQDPNSIFSFEDNEVVIPAVVLEEVDSKKRYMDEIGRNARQVSKLIDQLRETGKLHEKIPLPNGGSLRIELNHRSFHQLQEIFIEKTNDNRILAVAKNLSLEEETKEDGSTVILVSKDTLVRVKADAIGLIAEDFLSDRVVEIDHIYSGFLDLYISSENLNRFYEKNELILSEITNHPFYPNQFVVMKDALGGSASAVGKVDQVGKKIQRLVFDHEHIWGIRPRNVQQTMALELLLRTDLPLVTLIGKAGTGKTLLALAAGLMQTEDLGSYKKLLVARPIVPVGKDLGFLPGEKEEKLRPWMQPIYDNLEYLFNTKKPGELDAILAGMGSIEVEALTYIRGRSIPEQIIIIDEAQNLTKHEVKTILTRVGEKSKIVLMGDPEQIDHPYLDEYNNGLTYVVEKFKDQPIAGHVRLVKGERSGLAQLAADLL, encoded by the coding sequence TTGAGGAAGATTTACGTTTTAGACACAAATGTATTGTTGCAAGATCCAAATTCAATTTTTTCTTTTGAAGACAATGAAGTCGTGATTCCAGCAGTTGTATTAGAAGAGGTGGATTCAAAAAAAAGGTATATGGATGAAATAGGGCGTAATGCTAGACAAGTATCAAAATTAATTGACCAATTACGTGAAACAGGTAAATTACATGAGAAGATACCTTTACCAAATGGTGGTTCACTAAGAATTGAGTTAAATCATCGTTCGTTCCATCAGCTTCAAGAAATATTTATTGAAAAAACAAATGATAATCGTATTTTAGCTGTAGCAAAGAACTTATCTCTAGAAGAAGAAACGAAAGAGGATGGTAGTACCGTTATTTTAGTTAGTAAAGATACTCTTGTTCGAGTGAAAGCGGATGCCATCGGCTTAATAGCAGAGGATTTTCTAAGTGATCGTGTGGTAGAAATTGATCATATATACTCTGGTTTTCTTGATCTTTATATTAGTAGTGAAAATTTAAATCGATTTTATGAAAAAAATGAATTGATTCTTTCGGAGATCACAAACCATCCTTTTTATCCGAATCAATTTGTTGTAATGAAGGATGCTTTAGGTGGATCTGCTTCTGCCGTTGGGAAAGTCGATCAAGTAGGGAAGAAAATACAAAGACTCGTCTTTGACCATGAGCACATCTGGGGAATAAGACCAAGAAATGTCCAACAAACCATGGCATTAGAACTTCTTCTAAGAACGGACTTGCCTTTAGTGACGTTAATAGGTAAAGCTGGTACGGGTAAGACCTTATTGGCTCTAGCAGCTGGATTAATGCAAACTGAGGATTTGGGCTCGTACAAAAAATTATTAGTAGCAAGACCAATTGTACCTGTGGGTAAGGATTTAGGGTTTTTACCAGGTGAAAAGGAAGAAAAGCTACGCCCGTGGATGCAGCCGATTTATGATAATCTTGAGTATTTATTCAATACAAAAAAGCCTGGTGAATTAGATGCGATTTTAGCTGGAATGGGTTCTATTGAGGTAGAAGCACTCACTTATATAAGAGGGAGAAGTATTCCAGAACAAATCATTATCATCGATGAAGCGCAAAATCTCACAAAACATGAAGTGAAAACGATTCTTACTCGTGTTGGAGAGAAGAGTAAAATTGTGTTAATGGGTGATCCTGAGCAAATAGATCATCCATATCTAGACGAGTATAATAATGGGCTTACATATGTGGTTGAGAAATTTAAGGATCAACCAATTGCTGGCCATGTACGACTAGTAAAGGGAGAGAGATCAGGGTTAGCTCAATTAGCAGCAGATTTGTTGTAA
- the typA gene encoding translational GTPase TypA — translation MKLRNDIRNIAIIAHVDHGKTTLVDQLLHQSGTFRTNEQVAERAMDSNDLERERGITILAKNTAINFKDKRINIMDTPGHADFGGEVERIMKMVDGVLLVVDAYEGCMPQTRFVLKKALEQNLTPIVVVNKIDRDFARPSEVVDEVLDLFIELDANEEQLEFPVVFASAINGTASTSPNPADQEENMESLFEAIVNHIPAPVDNKEEPLQFQVALLDYNDYVGRIGIGRVFRGTMQVGQQVALMKVDGSIKNFRVSKIFGFQGLKRVEVQEAVAGDLVAVSGMEDINVGETVCPAEHQEALPILRIDEPTLQMTFAVNNSPFAGREGKFVTARKIEERLLAQLQTDVSLRVDPTDSPDAWVVSGRGELHLSILIENMRREGYELQVSKPEVIVKEIDGVRCEPIERVQIDVPEEHTGSVMESIGARKGEMLDMINNGNGQVRLIFNVPARGLIGYSTEFMSLTRGFGIINHTFDSYQPMQPGKVGGRRQGVLVSMENGKSTTYGIQGVEDRGIIFVEAGVDVYEGMIVGEHTRENDLVVNICKMKQQTNIRSATKDQTNSMKKPRIMSLEEALEYLNDDEYCELTPESIRLRKKILDKNEREKAAKKKKLSGM, via the coding sequence GTGAAACTTCGAAACGATATTCGCAACATAGCTATTATTGCCCACGTTGACCATGGGAAAACAACTTTGGTTGACCAACTTCTGCACCAATCTGGAACGTTCCGTACTAACGAACAAGTTGCAGAGCGTGCAATGGATTCAAATGATCTTGAGCGTGAGCGTGGTATTACAATCTTAGCAAAAAATACAGCAATTAACTTTAAAGACAAACGCATTAATATCATGGACACTCCTGGACATGCTGACTTCGGGGGAGAAGTTGAGCGTATCATGAAAATGGTTGACGGTGTACTCCTAGTTGTAGATGCATATGAAGGATGTATGCCTCAGACGCGATTTGTTCTTAAGAAAGCACTAGAGCAAAATTTAACACCGATTGTCGTTGTAAACAAAATTGACCGTGATTTTGCTAGACCTTCAGAGGTAGTTGATGAAGTTTTAGATTTATTCATTGAGCTTGATGCAAATGAAGAGCAATTAGAATTCCCTGTAGTGTTTGCTTCAGCAATTAATGGAACAGCTAGTACTAGCCCAAATCCTGCTGATCAAGAGGAAAACATGGAATCATTATTTGAAGCAATTGTCAATCATATTCCTGCTCCAGTTGATAACAAAGAAGAACCACTTCAATTCCAAGTTGCCCTTTTAGACTATAATGACTATGTAGGTCGTATTGGTATTGGACGTGTGTTCCGCGGAACAATGCAAGTAGGACAGCAAGTAGCATTAATGAAAGTCGACGGTTCTATTAAGAACTTCCGTGTAAGTAAAATCTTTGGCTTCCAAGGGTTAAAACGTGTTGAAGTTCAAGAAGCAGTTGCAGGGGATCTTGTAGCAGTTTCCGGTATGGAAGATATCAATGTTGGTGAAACAGTATGTCCTGCTGAACACCAAGAAGCACTACCTATCCTTCGAATTGATGAGCCTACACTACAAATGACTTTTGCTGTTAATAACAGTCCGTTTGCAGGTCGTGAAGGTAAATTTGTAACAGCTCGTAAAATTGAAGAACGTCTATTAGCTCAATTACAAACAGATGTAAGCTTACGAGTAGATCCAACTGATTCTCCTGATGCATGGGTGGTTTCAGGTCGTGGTGAGCTTCACTTATCGATATTAATTGAAAATATGCGTCGTGAAGGTTATGAATTGCAAGTATCGAAGCCAGAAGTTATCGTAAAGGAAATTGACGGTGTTAGATGTGAGCCAATCGAGCGCGTACAAATTGATGTTCCAGAAGAACACACTGGATCTGTTATGGAATCCATTGGTGCTCGTAAAGGTGAAATGTTAGACATGATTAACAATGGTAATGGACAAGTACGTTTGATCTTTAATGTACCTGCTCGCGGATTAATTGGGTATTCTACAGAGTTTATGTCATTAACTCGAGGATTCGGAATTATCAATCATACGTTTGATAGTTACCAACCTATGCAGCCTGGTAAAGTTGGGGGACGTCGTCAAGGTGTGTTAGTTTCTATGGAAAACGGTAAATCAACAACATACGGTATTCAAGGTGTTGAGGACCGCGGGATTATCTTCGTAGAAGCAGGTGTTGATGTTTACGAGGGAATGATCGTAGGAGAGCATACACGTGAAAATGACCTTGTGGTGAATATTTGTAAGATGAAACAACAAACAAATATCCGTTCTGCAACAAAGGATCAAACAAACTCAATGAAAAAACCTAGAATTATGTCATTAGAAGAGGCATTAGAATACTTAAACGATGATGAGTATTGCGAACTTACTCCTGAATCAATCCGTTTAAGAAAGAAAATTCTTGATAAAAACGAACGTGAAAAAGCAGCTAAAAAGAAAAAATTATCAGGAATGTAA
- a CDS encoding YlaI family protein, translating to MRVKCVICDKVESIDDELLIAKRLRNRPIHTYMCQDCYNRIEEKTNARIATGKFRLYEDKKTDDSWI from the coding sequence ATGAGAGTAAAATGTGTTATTTGTGATAAAGTTGAATCTATTGATGACGAATTGTTGATTGCTAAAAGACTGAGAAACAGACCTATTCATACATATATGTGTCAAGATTGCTACAACCGTATTGAAGAAAAAACAAATGCTCGAATTGCAACAGGAAAATTCAGGTTATATGAAGATAAAAAGACGGATGATTCATGGATATAA
- a CDS encoding molybdopterin-dependent oxidoreductase: MESIIMVTGKIKYQITLDPGVWIFDDRKVDLTSYFDQEVEKEDELEEYTKAVSKHWEREIREGAIYPPTLKTERTYERQRILNGTFGIPLRPFLENAEMSEDAQAVKFISKDSVETLPISEALEVIVGFSLNGKPLKEDGPIHVYYGNGSNVLNPIKHITKIEIV, from the coding sequence ATGGAGTCAATAATTATGGTAACAGGGAAGATTAAATATCAGATTACTTTAGATCCAGGAGTTTGGATTTTCGATGACAGAAAGGTCGATTTGACGAGTTATTTTGATCAAGAGGTTGAGAAGGAAGATGAGCTTGAGGAATATACCAAAGCTGTTTCTAAGCACTGGGAGCGTGAAATACGTGAAGGAGCTATTTACCCTCCTACCTTAAAGACAGAACGTACATACGAAAGACAAAGGATATTAAATGGCACATTCGGTATTCCGTTAAGACCATTTCTTGAAAATGCAGAAATGAGCGAGGATGCTCAAGCTGTTAAATTTATCTCTAAAGATTCAGTAGAAACATTACCAATAAGTGAAGCATTGGAAGTTATTGTCGGATTCAGTTTAAACGGTAAACCTTTAAAAGAAGATGGACCAATACATGTGTATTATGGTAATGGGTCGAATGTTCTGAATCCAATTAAACACATTACAAAAATTGAGATTGTATAA
- a CDS encoding inositol monophosphatase family protein encodes MTNWKEIDQKAKEWVKEAGEIIRKSFDSALSIQFKSNPNDLVTNMDKEIEQFLISRIQTTYPNHRILGEEGYGDDVTDLKGVVWIIDPIDGTMNFVHQQRNFAISIGIYEEGVGYIGLIYDVVHDELYHAFKGEGAYMNDIRLPKLDSVPIEEAIIGISPVWVTENKRIDHTKIIPIVKKVRGTRSYGSAAMECAYVASGRLDAYMTMRLAPWDFAAGLVLVNEVGGKATTLEGTELDLLSKNTFFIGESSLHKHLLEEYIQK; translated from the coding sequence ATGACAAACTGGAAGGAAATTGACCAGAAGGCAAAAGAGTGGGTGAAAGAGGCGGGAGAAATTATCAGAAAATCGTTTGATTCAGCCCTATCCATTCAATTTAAGTCCAACCCGAATGATTTAGTTACGAATATGGATAAAGAGATTGAACAGTTTTTAATTAGTAGAATACAAACCACCTATCCTAATCATAGAATTTTAGGTGAGGAAGGCTACGGTGATGATGTAACCGATTTAAAAGGTGTCGTTTGGATTATTGATCCAATTGACGGCACAATGAACTTTGTGCATCAACAGCGAAATTTTGCTATATCTATTGGGATTTACGAAGAAGGAGTAGGATACATAGGCTTAATCTATGATGTTGTTCATGATGAGTTATATCACGCTTTTAAAGGTGAAGGAGCTTATATGAATGATATTCGTTTACCAAAACTTGATTCAGTTCCTATTGAAGAAGCCATAATTGGGATCAGTCCAGTATGGGTTACAGAAAATAAGCGAATCGATCATACAAAGATTATACCTATAGTGAAAAAAGTAAGGGGTACACGCTCATATGGGTCAGCAGCAATGGAATGTGCCTATGTTGCTTCAGGACGTTTAGATGCTTATATGACGATGAGATTAGCTCCATGGGATTTTGCAGCTGGACTAGTCCTTGTAAATGAGGTTGGTGGAAAAGCTACTACTTTAGAGGGAACAGAATTAGATTTATTGTCTAAGAATACGTTTTTTATAGGAGAAAGTTCACTTCATAAGCATTTATTAGAGGAATACATACAAAAGTGA
- a CDS encoding YlaF family protein, with protein sequence MKQGKWIFLLLASLAAISMIGIGISVGERSMIGIILSIIFLIAIMGTGFVMKKRMRENGIL encoded by the coding sequence ATGAAACAAGGGAAATGGATTTTTCTTTTACTCGCTTCTTTAGCTGCTATTAGTATGATTGGAATAGGGATCTCAGTTGGGGAACGAAGTATGATTGGAATCATCTTATCAATCATTTTCTTGATTGCAATAATGGGGACAGGTTTTGTCATGAAAAAACGAATGAGAGAAAATGGGATTTTGTAA
- a CDS encoding GapA-binding peptide SR1P has product MGTIICQHCNSTIGHIEGEKVTTLYGQCNHHNCGDQKQSRVSVKVK; this is encoded by the coding sequence ATGGGAACAATCATTTGTCAACACTGCAACTCTACTATTGGTCATATTGAAGGGGAAAAAGTGACAACACTTTATGGTCAATGTAATCATCATAACTGTGGTGATCAAAAGCAATCAAGAGTATCTGTTAAAGTTAAATAA
- a CDS encoding YhcN/YlaJ family sporulation lipoprotein: MRFILPILLLISLTLTGCSTDQGTPNTDNSSDNGTPINVKNSLQENVDRKTGQEISKHLVELANEVPDVNDATAVVLGQFAVVGIDVNANLDRNKVESIKYTVAESLMHDPYGARAIVLADADTNTRLKQMGKEIEEGRPIIGILDELAAIVGRVIPELPNEILDNQQTQPTEQGDDQLNKEEEKMLEKEQHDQSNNNMDR, translated from the coding sequence ATGCGTTTCATCCTACCTATTTTATTGTTGATTTCCCTTACCCTTACAGGATGTTCAACAGACCAAGGTACACCAAATACAGATAATTCAAGTGACAACGGTACTCCTATAAATGTTAAGAATAGTCTGCAAGAAAATGTTGATCGAAAAACTGGACAAGAAATTTCTAAACATTTAGTTGAGCTTGCAAACGAAGTACCAGATGTTAATGATGCAACAGCAGTAGTACTAGGTCAATTCGCAGTAGTTGGAATTGATGTTAATGCAAATTTAGATCGTAATAAGGTAGAATCCATAAAATATACGGTAGCCGAAAGCCTCATGCATGACCCTTATGGAGCACGAGCTATTGTTCTTGCAGACGCAGATACGAATACAAGACTAAAACAAATGGGTAAAGAAATTGAAGAAGGACGTCCTATAATCGGTATTCTTGACGAGCTAGCTGCAATCGTTGGACGAGTTATACCTGAGCTTCCAAACGAAATTTTAGATAACCAACAAACACAACCCACAGAACAAGGTGATGACCAACTAAATAAAGAAGAAGAGAAAATGTTAGAAAAAGAACAACACGATCAGTCTAACAACAATATGGATAGATAA
- a CDS encoding pyridoxamine 5'-phosphate oxidase family protein, which produces MANKVETSLIDPLFECLQKEQFLTIATIDHETSAPYVSAISWVYAPDKKRVFIAIDQRSRIVENIKKHPAIVLTLIANESTYSINGNAHLKVDKLEGVPLKLTLIELRISEVRDVMFYGSKISKEPKYDKTYDEKAATKLDQQVLQAMKENA; this is translated from the coding sequence GTGGCAAACAAGGTAGAGACTTCATTGATTGATCCGCTATTTGAATGCTTACAAAAGGAGCAATTTTTAACGATTGCTACGATTGATCATGAAACATCAGCTCCTTATGTAAGTGCAATTTCATGGGTATATGCACCTGATAAAAAAAGAGTGTTTATTGCAATTGATCAACGCTCTAGAATTGTAGAAAATATTAAAAAACATCCTGCAATTGTTTTAACGTTAATTGCAAATGAATCTACATACTCCATTAATGGAAATGCACATTTAAAGGTAGATAAGTTAGAGGGTGTTCCTTTAAAGCTAACGCTCATAGAATTAAGAATTTCAGAAGTGCGTGATGTGATGTTTTATGGTTCGAAAATTAGTAAAGAGCCTAAATATGATAAAACATATGATGAAAAAGCTGCTACAAAATTAGACCAGCAAGTCCTTCAAGCGATGAAGGAGAATGCATAG
- a CDS encoding GNAT family N-acetyltransferase → MNELEAYLLSYEMFQGSWRVWNSPNNEPIGISYHLDWAPSNERPWLGTILIHPNERNKGYGKRIIQQIGQEQRINGHKAFYASSPAIYDDWLKFLGKCQFEQVKLETNNKNNLDYIICVKPL, encoded by the coding sequence ATGAATGAGCTAGAAGCTTATTTACTTTCCTATGAGATGTTTCAAGGCTCTTGGAGAGTTTGGAATTCTCCAAACAATGAGCCGATTGGAATTAGTTATCATCTTGATTGGGCTCCATCAAATGAAAGACCTTGGTTAGGAACGATACTTATTCACCCTAATGAAAGAAATAAAGGGTATGGTAAAAGAATAATTCAACAAATTGGACAAGAGCAACGAATAAATGGACATAAGGCTTTTTATGCGTCAAGCCCTGCCATTTATGATGACTGGTTGAAATTTCTCGGGAAATGTCAGTTTGAACAAGTGAAGCTCGAAACAAATAATAAGAATAACCTGGATTATATTATTTGCGTAAAACCATTATGA
- a CDS encoding YktB family protein, protein MNFEGFTQQDFETFTIEGLDERMEAIRGRIQPKFNEVGQLLTDDLSSMLQNEMFLHIAKHARRTVNPPKDTWLAIAANKRGYKQHPHFQVGLFDDHLFIWLAFIYELPNKEKIATNFLDNIDLIKQATNQEFYISLDHTKKDAKPIQEVDLESSLERFKNVKKAEFLIGRHFDANDPIVKDGEKLYHTIRDTYEALLPLYKLSFK, encoded by the coding sequence ATGAATTTTGAAGGATTTACTCAACAGGATTTTGAAACATTCACTATTGAAGGTTTAGATGAAAGAATGGAAGCCATTCGCGGCAGAATTCAACCTAAATTTAATGAAGTAGGACAATTATTAACGGACGATCTTTCTAGCATGCTTCAAAATGAAATGTTCTTGCATATAGCTAAGCACGCAAGAAGAACGGTTAATCCACCTAAGGACACGTGGCTCGCCATTGCTGCTAATAAAAGAGGATATAAACAACACCCTCATTTTCAAGTAGGTTTGTTTGATGACCACCTCTTCATATGGCTAGCATTTATCTATGAATTACCGAACAAGGAAAAAATCGCTACAAACTTCCTAGATAATATTGATTTAATTAAGCAAGCTACAAACCAAGAATTTTACATTTCTTTAGATCACACAAAGAAGGATGCTAAGCCTATTCAAGAGGTAGACTTGGAGAGTTCTTTAGAACGATTTAAAAACGTTAAAAAAGCGGAGTTTCTTATAGGTAGACACTTTGATGCTAATGACCCAATTGTGAAGGATGGAGAAAAACTTTATCATACCATTCGTGATACATACGAGGCATTACTACCATTATACAAGCTCTCTTTTAAGTAA
- a CDS encoding UPF0223 family protein, with amino-acid sequence MEYQYPISLEWSTEETVDAIQFFECIEKAYENGIDREQLMKVYRRFKEIVPSKAEEKTICSEFEEVSGYSAYRVMKKAKEVESEKIKMTAQSKPPYK; translated from the coding sequence ATGGAATATCAATATCCAATTTCATTAGAATGGAGTACAGAGGAAACGGTTGATGCTATTCAATTTTTTGAATGCATAGAAAAAGCCTATGAAAATGGTATCGACCGTGAGCAATTAATGAAAGTATATCGTCGCTTTAAAGAAATTGTACCGAGTAAAGCAGAAGAAAAAACAATTTGCAGTGAATTTGAAGAAGTAAGCGGTTATTCTGCTTACCGTGTAATGAAAAAAGCGAAGGAAGTAGAATCTGAAAAAATAAAAATGACTGCTCAATCGAAACCGCCCTATAAATAA
- a CDS encoding aminotransferase class I/II-fold pyridoxal phosphate-dependent enzyme, translating to MLQNETPLFTGLIEHAKKNPIQFHIPGHKKGAGIDPEFRNFIGDNALSIDLINIGPLDDLHAPKGMIKKAQELAAEAFGADHTFFSVQGTSGAIMTMVMAVCGPGDKIIVPRNVHKSVMSAIVFSGATPIFIHPEIDKKLGISHGITNDAVEKALMQHPDAKGVLVINPTYFGISADLKRIVEIAHSYSVPVLVDEAHGVHIHFHEDLPLSAMQAGADMAATSVHKLGGSMTQSSVLNVREGLVSPQRVQSILSMMTTTSTSYLLLASLDVARKRLATEGKELIEKTITLANETRNRINGIPKLHCIGKEILGTKATFDFDPTKLIIPVYELGITGYDVENWLREKYSIEVELSDLYNILCIITPGDTKQDVDTLVHALQELSSNITSESVIDNKERIYLPDIPVLALTPRDAFYAETEIIPFEESEGRIIAEFVMVYPPGIPIFIPGEIITKDNLVYIKKNLEVGLPVQGPEDPSLNQIRVIKEHKAIR from the coding sequence TTGTTACAAAATGAAACACCATTATTCACAGGATTGATTGAGCATGCGAAAAAAAATCCTATACAATTTCACATTCCTGGTCATAAAAAAGGCGCAGGAATAGACCCTGAATTTAGAAATTTTATCGGGGACAATGCATTATCAATTGATTTAATAAATATCGGACCTTTAGATGATTTACATGCACCTAAAGGAATGATAAAAAAGGCACAGGAATTGGCAGCAGAAGCCTTCGGTGCTGATCACACATTTTTCTCTGTACAAGGAACTAGTGGCGCTATTATGACGATGGTAATGGCTGTATGCGGACCTGGAGACAAGATTATTGTCCCTCGTAACGTTCATAAATCTGTCATGTCTGCCATTGTATTCTCAGGAGCAACCCCGATTTTCATTCATCCAGAAATTGATAAAAAATTAGGAATTTCTCATGGCATTACAAACGATGCAGTTGAGAAGGCTTTAATGCAGCACCCAGATGCAAAGGGTGTACTTGTTATTAATCCTACATACTTTGGTATCTCTGCTGACCTGAAGAGAATTGTTGAAATTGCCCACTCTTACTCAGTTCCAGTATTGGTAGATGAAGCACATGGAGTACACATACACTTCCATGAAGATCTTCCACTAAGCGCAATGCAAGCAGGTGCTGATATGGCAGCTACTAGTGTACATAAGCTTGGTGGATCTATGACTCAAAGCTCAGTATTAAATGTTAGAGAAGGTCTCGTATCACCTCAACGCGTTCAATCTATATTGAGCATGATGACAACAACTTCAACCTCTTACTTATTATTAGCGTCCTTAGATGTTGCTCGCAAACGCCTAGCAACAGAGGGCAAAGAGTTAATTGAAAAAACAATTACACTTGCTAATGAAACGAGAAATAGAATTAATGGAATTCCTAAACTTCATTGTATAGGTAAAGAAATTCTAGGGACAAAAGCAACCTTTGATTTTGATCCTACTAAGCTTATTATCCCTGTATATGAATTAGGAATTACGGGCTACGATGTAGAAAATTGGTTAAGAGAAAAGTACTCAATTGAAGTTGAGCTATCAGATCTCTACAATATATTATGCATCATCACTCCAGGAGATACGAAGCAAGATGTTGACACGCTGGTTCATGCACTTCAAGAATTATCAAGTAACATAACCTCAGAAAGTGTGATTGATAATAAAGAGAGAATATATTTGCCAGATATTCCCGTATTAGCTCTTACACCTCGAGATGCATTTTATGCAGAAACAGAAATTATTCCTTTTGAAGAATCTGAAGGACGAATAATTGCTGAATTTGTTATGGTATACCCACCTGGTATTCCAATTTTTATTCCGGGTGAAATCATAACAAAGGATAATTTAGTGTATATCAAAAAGAACCTTGAAGTTGGACTCCCAGTTCAAGGACCAGAAGATCCTTCCTTAAATCAAATTCGTGTCATTAAGGAACATAAGGCCATACGATAA
- a CDS encoding YlaH-like family protein produces the protein MDITDKLSFFPSLYQVVDHPKLGMWMLYITILLLSILVYKLGFAQKLPILKSVVIYTFLALGCTVLTFLGIFLPVAEGLVVAALILIIYKIRLHQSKKQEAEKI, from the coding sequence ATGGATATCACAGATAAACTTTCCTTTTTTCCAAGCTTATATCAAGTAGTAGACCATCCCAAGTTAGGGATGTGGATGTTATATATAACCATTCTATTATTGTCTATCCTTGTTTATAAGCTCGGATTTGCACAAAAGCTTCCTATTTTAAAATCAGTAGTCATTTATACTTTTTTAGCATTAGGTTGTACAGTTTTAACCTTTTTAGGAATATTTCTTCCGGTTGCTGAAGGGTTAGTTGTAGCTGCTCTTATCCTCATCATCTATAAGATTAGACTACACCAATCGAAGAAACAAGAAGCTGAAAAAATTTAA
- a CDS encoding NAD(P)H-dependent flavin oxidoreductase, with the protein MDWKTRVTELLSIKYPIIQGGLAYLAYAELAAAVSNAGGLGQITAMSLRSANALRGEIRKIRTMTNRPFGVNFAIGQHGRGYEDLVRVAIDEEVPVISMTGGNPAPIFELLKGTNSKKLVLVAAKRQAVKAEALGADAVMVVGQEGGGHLGRHDIGTMVLVPQVVDSVSIPVIASGGIGDGRGLMAALSLGAEGIEMGTRFIATKECIHAHETYKSALVNGDENSTVVIKKMIGAPARAISNKWTEKILEIERNGGGYDELKDYISGSANKKYIYDGNMDDGFAWAGQVMGLIKDIPTVQDLFSNIVNDAEGIRRKWSK; encoded by the coding sequence ATGGACTGGAAAACACGTGTAACGGAATTATTGTCAATTAAGTATCCAATTATTCAAGGTGGGTTAGCTTACTTAGCATATGCCGAACTTGCAGCAGCTGTTTCAAATGCTGGAGGATTAGGACAAATTACAGCTATGTCATTAAGATCTGCTAATGCGTTAAGAGGTGAGATTAGGAAGATTAGAACGATGACAAATCGACCATTTGGTGTTAATTTTGCAATAGGTCAGCACGGCAGAGGATATGAAGATTTAGTTAGGGTAGCCATTGATGAAGAAGTACCTGTTATTTCGATGACTGGAGGTAATCCAGCACCTATATTTGAGTTACTTAAAGGGACAAATAGTAAAAAACTTGTTTTAGTAGCAGCCAAAAGACAAGCGGTTAAAGCGGAGGCCTTAGGAGCAGATGCGGTGATGGTTGTTGGTCAAGAAGGTGGAGGACACTTAGGTAGACATGATATTGGTACAATGGTATTAGTACCTCAAGTAGTTGATTCTGTTTCGATCCCAGTCATTGCATCGGGCGGAATTGGCGATGGCAGAGGGTTAATGGCTGCCTTAAGTTTAGGGGCAGAAGGTATTGAAATGGGTACAAGATTCATTGCGACAAAGGAGTGCATCCATGCTCATGAAACATATAAATCAGCGTTAGTAAATGGGGATGAAAATAGTACAGTCGTGATTAAGAAGATGATCGGTGCTCCAGCACGTGCGATTTCAAATAAGTGGACTGAAAAAATTTTAGAAATAGAAAGAAACGGTGGAGGGTATGATGAACTAAAAGATTATATTAGTGGAAGCGCTAATAAAAAGTACATATATGATGGAAATATGGATGATGGCTTTGCGTGGGCAGGTCAAGTGATGGGGTTAATTAAAGATATACCAACCGTTCAAGACCTTTTTAGTAACATTGTTAATGACGCAGAAGGAATAAGAAGAAAATGGAGTAAGTAG